One segment of Rhodanobacter thiooxydans DNA contains the following:
- the ftsH gene encoding ATP-dependent zinc metalloprotease FtsH: MNETAKNVLLWVIIAVVLFTVFQSFNPHGAASSDLPYSSFVQSVDNGNVANATISADQPATISGKLKDGSAFRTVAPMLGFSTNAVVKQMQDKGVEVRQDPSEGFSLIGLLISWLPVLLIVGVFIWFMRQMQSGGGGRGAMSFGRSRAKLQGEDQIKVNFSDVAGCDEAKEEVGELVEFLRDPGRFQKLGGKIPRGVLMVGPPGTGKTLLAKAIAGEAKVPFFAISGSDFVEMFVGVGASRVRDMFEQAKKHAPCIIFIDEIDAVGRHRGAGLGGGHDEREQTLNQLLVEMDGFEGTEGIIVIAATNRPDVLDPALLRPGRFDRQVVVGLPDVRGREQILKVHMRKVPIASDVDAMTIARGTPGFSGADLANLVNEAALFAARENAREVRMSHLDKARDKILMGAERRSMAMSEDEKKLTAYHEAGHAIVGRLVPEHDPVYKVTIIPRGRALGVTMYLPEGDKYSINRVAIQSQLCSLYGGRVAEELIFGNDKVTTGASNDIERATKMARNMATKWGLSDELGPITYGEDEDEVFLGRSVTQHKSISNETASKIDEVVRGILDRAYARSKELLTANLDKLHAMAEALLQYETIDARQIDDIMAGRVPGPPADWTKNASAGATPPPPPPKGGADSTVGKVGDPAPQNRTSLDG, from the coding sequence ATGAACGAAACAGCTAAAAATGTGTTGCTCTGGGTGATCATCGCGGTGGTCCTGTTCACCGTGTTCCAGAGCTTCAATCCGCATGGCGCGGCCTCGTCCGACCTGCCTTACAGCTCGTTCGTGCAGAGTGTCGACAACGGCAACGTCGCCAACGCCACGATCAGTGCCGACCAGCCGGCCACCATCAGCGGCAAGCTGAAGGACGGCAGCGCGTTCCGCACGGTCGCGCCGATGCTCGGCTTCTCCACCAATGCGGTGGTCAAGCAGATGCAGGACAAGGGCGTCGAGGTTCGCCAGGATCCGTCCGAGGGCTTCTCGCTGATCGGCCTGCTGATCAGCTGGCTGCCGGTGCTGCTGATCGTGGGCGTGTTCATCTGGTTCATGCGCCAGATGCAGTCCGGCGGCGGTGGCCGTGGCGCGATGAGCTTCGGCCGCTCGCGCGCCAAGCTGCAGGGCGAGGACCAGATCAAGGTCAATTTCAGCGACGTTGCCGGTTGCGACGAGGCGAAGGAGGAGGTCGGCGAGCTGGTCGAGTTCCTGCGCGATCCGGGCCGCTTCCAGAAGCTCGGCGGCAAGATTCCACGCGGCGTGCTGATGGTCGGCCCGCCCGGCACCGGCAAGACCCTGCTGGCGAAAGCCATCGCGGGCGAGGCCAAGGTGCCGTTCTTCGCGATCTCCGGTTCCGACTTCGTCGAGATGTTCGTCGGCGTCGGCGCCAGCCGCGTGCGCGACATGTTCGAGCAGGCCAAGAAACACGCGCCGTGCATCATCTTCATCGACGAGATCGACGCGGTCGGCCGCCATCGCGGCGCCGGCCTGGGCGGTGGTCATGACGAGCGCGAGCAGACGCTGAACCAGCTGCTGGTCGAGATGGACGGCTTCGAGGGCACCGAAGGCATCATCGTGATCGCCGCGACCAACCGTCCCGACGTGCTGGACCCGGCGCTGCTGCGCCCGGGCCGCTTCGACCGCCAGGTGGTGGTGGGTCTGCCCGACGTGCGTGGTCGCGAGCAGATCCTCAAGGTGCACATGCGCAAGGTGCCGATCGCCAGCGACGTCGACGCGATGACCATTGCGCGCGGCACGCCCGGTTTTTCCGGTGCCGACCTGGCCAACCTGGTCAACGAGGCGGCGCTGTTCGCCGCGCGCGAGAACGCGCGCGAAGTGCGCATGAGCCACCTGGACAAGGCGCGCGACAAGATCCTGATGGGTGCCGAACGCCGCTCGATGGCGATGAGCGAGGACGAGAAGAAGCTCACCGCCTACCACGAGGCCGGCCATGCCATCGTCGGCCGGCTGGTGCCCGAGCACGATCCGGTCTACAAGGTCACCATCATCCCGCGTGGGCGTGCGCTGGGCGTCACCATGTACCTGCCGGAGGGCGACAAGTACAGCATCAACCGCGTGGCGATCCAGTCGCAGCTGTGCTCGCTGTACGGCGGGCGCGTGGCCGAGGAACTGATTTTCGGCAACGACAAGGTCACCACCGGTGCTTCCAACGACATTGAGCGGGCCACCAAGATGGCGCGCAACATGGCGACCAAGTGGGGCCTCTCCGACGAGTTGGGTCCGATCACCTACGGCGAGGACGAGGACGAGGTGTTCCTGGGCCGCTCGGTGACCCAGCACAAGAGCATCTCCAACGAGACCGCCAGCAAGATCGACGAGGTGGTGCGCGGCATCCTGGATCGTGCCTATGCGCGCAGCAAGGAATTGCTGACCGCGAACCTCGACAAGCTGCATGCCATGGCCGAGGCCTTGCTGCAGTACGAGACGATTGACGCACGGCAGATCGACGACATCATGGCTGGGCGTGTGCCTGGGCCTCCGGCTGACTGGACGAAAAACGCCTCGGCCGGGGCCACGCCGCCGCCTCCGCCGCCGAAGGGTGGCGCCGACTCGACTGTCGGCAAGGTTGGCGATCCGGCACCGCAGAATCGGACCAGTCTCGACGGCTGA
- the rlmE gene encoding 23S rRNA (uridine(2552)-2'-O)-methyltransferase RlmE encodes MARSKSSAVWLREHFNDEYVKKAQAEGLRSRAVYKLEELLERDRLLKPGINVVDLGAAPGSWSQLVRNRMGDSGKVFALDILPMQSIAGVDFLQGDFREESVLHELESRLEGLKVDLVLCDMAPNMSGVALADQIRAMALAELALDFSRQWLKPGGSFLIKLFQGVGFDDYLRSLRADFTRVTMRKPKASRARSREVYALAVGRKPATVSPGENRA; translated from the coding sequence ATGGCCCGCAGCAAGAGCAGCGCAGTCTGGCTGCGCGAACACTTCAATGACGAATATGTGAAGAAAGCCCAGGCCGAGGGCTTGCGTTCGCGTGCGGTGTACAAGCTGGAGGAACTGCTCGAGCGCGACCGCCTGCTGAAGCCGGGCATCAACGTGGTCGACCTTGGCGCGGCGCCGGGCAGCTGGTCGCAGCTGGTGCGCAACCGGATGGGCGACAGCGGCAAGGTGTTCGCGCTGGACATCCTGCCGATGCAGAGCATCGCCGGGGTGGATTTCCTGCAGGGCGACTTCCGTGAAGAGTCCGTGCTGCACGAGCTGGAATCGCGCCTGGAAGGGCTCAAGGTGGATCTTGTACTGTGCGACATGGCCCCCAATATGAGTGGTGTGGCGCTGGCCGACCAGATCCGGGCGATGGCTCTGGCCGAACTGGCGCTGGATTTCAGTCGGCAGTGGCTCAAACCGGGCGGCTCGTTCCTGATCAAGTTGTTTCAGGGAGTCGGCTTTGACGATTACTTGCGCAGCTTGCGCGCGGACTTCACCCGCGTAACCATGCGTAAACCTAAGGCCTCCCGCGCGCGTTCGCGTGAGGTGTACGCACTGGCGGTGGGCCGCAAGCCTGCCACGGTGTCACCGGGCGAGAACCGTGCATGA
- the yhbY gene encoding ribosome assembly RNA-binding protein YhbY produces the protein MALSSSQIRYLRSLAHDLSPVVLLGNKGASEAVVKELGQALDIHELVKVKLSGGDKDERQAQIDVLTGGTGAEKIHQIGHVVVLFRRNADEPKIALPR, from the coding sequence ATGGCCCTTTCCTCCTCGCAGATCCGCTACCTGCGCAGCCTTGCCCATGACCTGAGCCCGGTCGTCCTGCTCGGCAACAAGGGCGCCAGCGAAGCCGTGGTGAAGGAACTGGGCCAGGCGCTGGACATCCACGAGCTGGTCAAGGTGAAGCTGTCCGGCGGCGACAAGGACGAGCGGCAGGCCCAGATCGACGTGCTGACCGGAGGCACCGGGGCCGAAAAGATCCACCAGATCGGCCATGTCGTCGTGCTGTTCCGCCGCAACGCCGACGAGCCGAAGATCGCCCTGCCACGCTGA
- a CDS encoding Mth938-like domain-containing protein: MDLSLERPEGYLYVRRVGARGVTLIDRELTSSFLLAPDRAIENWPVTAAGTLDASHVETLLALQPELVILGTGERQAFPAAAFMAGFLRKGIGIEVMDNAAAARTYNLLAGEGRRVVAGFILPLA; encoded by the coding sequence ATGGACCTGTCGCTCGAACGTCCCGAGGGTTATCTCTACGTACGCCGCGTCGGCGCGCGTGGGGTCACGCTGATCGACCGCGAGCTCACCAGCAGTTTCCTGCTCGCACCCGATCGGGCGATCGAGAACTGGCCGGTCACCGCCGCCGGCACGCTGGACGCCAGTCATGTCGAAACCCTGCTGGCGCTGCAACCCGAACTGGTGATACTGGGCACCGGCGAGCGCCAGGCATTCCCGGCTGCCGCGTTCATGGCCGGCTTCCTGCGCAAGGGCATCGGCATCGAAGTGATGGATAACGCCGCTGCCGCGCGCACCTACAACCTGCTGGCCGGCGAAGGGCGGCGGGTGGTGGCCGGGTTCATCCTGCCGCTGGCCTGA
- a CDS encoding peptidoglycan DD-metalloendopeptidase family protein, protein MLVRMDRYLQCLATLAVTVLLAACGTMRSSVVVEPAAGSYDDHRPVTATTAPARTPIPGGSYDVVQGDTLYSIAFRKGVDFRDLAQWNGIAAPYTIWPGQRLTLSPPAKTAVAPVTATPGHVGGASAPAASSAPVFEPVAAPATPPPAHPSAATSASVPATSPASVPLPAKPAAPAVAATTTSVVPVAGMPAAVPATMPAPSPPPAGVSRVVSSVQWRWPADGSLVGRFQGGDAIPGIEIAGKSGDPVRAAADGVVVYSGNGLVGYGELVIIKHNDSFLSAYGHNRKRLVKEGQRVSMGQQIAEMGSTGTARNELEFQIRKDGNPVDPLGYLPPR, encoded by the coding sequence ATGCTGGTGCGCATGGATAGATATCTCCAGTGCCTGGCAACCCTGGCCGTGACCGTGCTGCTTGCCGCCTGCGGCACCATGCGCAGCTCGGTCGTGGTGGAACCGGCGGCCGGCAGCTACGACGACCACCGCCCTGTCACCGCCACGACGGCGCCGGCCCGCACGCCGATTCCCGGCGGCAGCTATGACGTGGTGCAGGGCGATACGCTGTACTCGATCGCGTTCCGCAAGGGCGTGGACTTCCGCGACCTGGCGCAGTGGAACGGCATCGCCGCGCCATACACGATCTGGCCGGGACAGCGACTGACGCTTTCCCCACCGGCGAAAACTGCCGTCGCGCCGGTGACTGCCACGCCTGGCCATGTCGGCGGTGCGTCGGCACCCGCGGCATCATCGGCACCGGTATTCGAGCCGGTTGCTGCACCGGCCACGCCGCCGCCGGCACATCCATCGGCGGCCACGTCCGCGAGCGTGCCGGCCACATCTCCGGCGAGCGTGCCGCTACCGGCAAAGCCGGCTGCGCCCGCCGTCGCTGCGACAACGACGTCCGTGGTACCGGTGGCGGGCATGCCGGCCGCCGTGCCGGCAACCATGCCGGCACCGTCGCCGCCGCCTGCGGGAGTCTCGCGTGTGGTCAGCAGCGTGCAATGGCGCTGGCCGGCCGATGGCAGCCTGGTGGGGCGTTTCCAGGGTGGCGACGCGATTCCCGGCATCGAGATTGCGGGCAAGTCCGGCGACCCGGTACGCGCTGCCGCCGATGGCGTGGTGGTGTACAGCGGCAACGGCCTGGTCGGCTATGGCGAGCTGGTGATCATCAAGCACAACGACAGCTTCCTGTCCGCCTACGGCCACAATCGCAAGCGCCTGGTCAAGGAAGGTCAGCGGGTCAGCATGGGCCAGCAGATCGCCGAGATGGGTTCGACCGGCACCGCCCGCAATGAACTGGAATTCCAGATCCGCAAGGACGGCAACCCGGTCGATCCGTTGGGCTATCTGCCGCCGCGTTGA
- a CDS encoding YqaA family protein — protein MRLFGALYARALSWAREPRALYYLSGLSFVESFIFPIPPEVMLAPMMLGKRHKAFFFANISLLFSLLGALVGYVLGHWAFHALRPVLDALHLLAPIEQGVATLSRQMVEHHWGMYGVLILAALQPVVPMKFITWACGIIGVPILPFLACIGLGRGKRVWLLALLIRLFGERAERILHKYVEWIGWAALAILALLLVWWFWLR, from the coding sequence ATGCGTCTGTTCGGGGCACTTTATGCGCGTGCGCTGAGCTGGGCACGCGAGCCAAGGGCGCTGTATTACCTGTCCGGGCTGAGTTTCGTCGAGTCGTTCATCTTCCCGATTCCACCGGAAGTGATGCTGGCGCCGATGATGCTGGGCAAGCGGCACAAGGCGTTCTTCTTCGCCAACATCAGCCTGCTGTTCTCGCTGCTGGGCGCGCTGGTGGGCTACGTGCTGGGCCACTGGGCGTTCCATGCCCTGCGGCCGGTACTCGACGCGTTGCACCTGCTGGCGCCGATCGAGCAGGGCGTGGCGACCTTGAGCCGGCAGATGGTCGAGCACCACTGGGGCATGTACGGCGTGCTGATCCTGGCCGCGCTGCAGCCGGTGGTGCCGATGAAGTTCATCACCTGGGCCTGCGGCATCATCGGCGTACCGATCCTGCCGTTCCTGGCCTGCATCGGGCTCGGTCGCGGCAAGCGCGTGTGGTTGCTGGCGCTGTTGATCCGCCTGTTCGGCGAACGTGCCGAGCGGATCCTGCACAAGTACGTCGAATGGATCGGCTGGGCCGCGCTGGCCATACTGGCCCTGCTGCTGGTGTGGTGGTTCTGGCTGCGTTGA
- a CDS encoding protein-L-isoaspartate(D-aspartate) O-methyltransferase, with protein MTTYPLPAADLKGEGMTSQRARDRLAATLKEGGIRDARVIEVIRDLPRHHFIDQALHSRAYENDALPIGHGQTISQPWVVARMTEALLEFGMPQKVLEIGTGSGYQAAVLAALVPQVFTVERIEALLRQARRRFRQLGLTNLRSRYDDGKLGWADEAPFDAIILTAAGDTIPTRILDQLSPTGVLVAPVGSPSRQTLIRMRGDGHGDFIQEELGAVSFVPLLGGIG; from the coding sequence ATGACCACGTATCCATTGCCTGCCGCGGACTTGAAAGGCGAGGGGATGACCTCGCAACGCGCGCGCGACCGCCTCGCGGCGACCCTGAAGGAGGGCGGCATCCGCGACGCGCGGGTGATCGAGGTGATCCGCGACCTGCCGCGCCATCACTTCATCGACCAGGCGCTGCATTCGCGCGCCTATGAAAACGACGCACTGCCGATCGGCCACGGCCAGACCATCTCGCAACCGTGGGTGGTGGCGCGCATGACCGAGGCGCTGCTGGAGTTCGGCATGCCACAGAAGGTGCTGGAGATCGGCACCGGTTCCGGCTACCAGGCCGCGGTGCTGGCCGCGCTGGTGCCGCAGGTGTTCACGGTGGAGCGGATCGAGGCCCTGCTGCGCCAGGCGCGCCGGCGCTTCCGCCAGCTCGGCCTGACCAACCTGCGTTCGCGCTACGACGACGGCAAGCTTGGCTGGGCGGACGAGGCGCCGTTCGACGCGATCATCCTCACCGCCGCCGGCGACACCATTCCCACCCGCATCCTCGACCAGCTCAGCCCCACCGGCGTGCTGGTGGCGCCGGTCGGCTCGCCGAGCCGGCAGACGCTGATCCGCATGCGCGGCGATGGCCACGGCGATTTCATCCAGGAGGAACTGGGCGCGGTCAGTTTCGTGCCGTTGCTGGGCGGGATCGGCTGA
- the surE gene encoding 5'/3'-nucleotidase SurE — protein MRVLVSNDDGVDAPGIRVLAERLGEVAQVTVVAPDRDRSGASNSLTLDAPLRVLPMGDGYYRVAGTPTDCVHLALAGLLDEEPDMVVSGINNSANLGDDVIYSGTVSAAMEGRFLGLPAIAVSLVSRDHKGEHYDSAAKAVLLLMQRLLVDPLPADTILNVNVPDRPWAEIEGFEVTRLGRRHRAAPCIAQTDPRGRPIWWIGPAGEVDDAGPGTDFNAVRRGFVSVTPIHVDLTRFQALEKVSSWMQPLSDAMAVSRTSNDEAA, from the coding sequence ATGCGAGTTCTGGTAAGTAACGACGATGGCGTGGATGCACCTGGCATCCGCGTGCTTGCCGAACGTCTCGGCGAAGTGGCGCAGGTGACGGTGGTGGCGCCCGACCGCGATCGCTCCGGTGCCAGCAATTCGCTCACGCTCGATGCGCCGCTGCGCGTCCTGCCGATGGGCGATGGTTACTATCGCGTCGCCGGTACGCCGACCGATTGCGTGCACCTGGCGCTGGCCGGGTTGCTGGACGAAGAGCCCGACATGGTCGTGTCCGGCATCAACAATTCGGCGAACCTGGGCGACGACGTGATCTATTCCGGCACGGTGTCGGCGGCGATGGAAGGGCGTTTCCTGGGGTTGCCGGCGATCGCGGTGTCGCTGGTCAGCCGTGACCACAAGGGCGAGCATTACGACTCGGCGGCGAAGGCGGTGCTGCTGCTGATGCAGCGCCTGCTGGTCGATCCGCTGCCGGCCGACACCATCCTCAATGTCAACGTGCCGGATCGGCCGTGGGCGGAGATCGAAGGCTTCGAGGTGACCCGGCTCGGCCGCCGCCATCGTGCCGCGCCATGCATCGCGCAGACCGACCCGCGCGGGCGGCCGATCTGGTGGATCGGTCCGGCCGGCGAGGTGGACGATGCCGGTCCCGGCACCGATTTCAATGCGGTGCGGCGCGGTTTTGTTTCCGTTACGCCGATCCATGTCGACCTGACCCGCTTCCAGGCGCTGGAGAAGGTCAGCAGCTGGATGCAGCCGTTGAGCGACGCGATGGCGGTGAGCCGCACCAGCAACGACGAGGCGGCCTGA
- a CDS encoding Smr/MutS family protein, producing MKRRPSAPVDDDDSRLFREAIGDVRPLAPVPAPPAAAKPAPHPHMLEADEAAVPGELLDMAFDPALLEVGEELGYLRDGYPPKLLRQLKRGQFSVQDDLDLHQMNAAAAQASIVAFLAEAKQHGLRCVRIVHGKGLRSKAAGPVLKGLTDRLLRRRDDVVAFASARPALGGTGAVIVLLRSS from the coding sequence ATGAAGCGCCGCCCCTCCGCACCGGTCGATGACGACGACAGCCGCCTGTTCCGCGAGGCGATCGGCGATGTGCGGCCGCTGGCGCCGGTGCCGGCGCCCCCAGCGGCTGCGAAACCCGCACCGCACCCGCACATGCTGGAAGCGGACGAGGCCGCGGTGCCTGGCGAATTGCTGGACATGGCGTTCGACCCGGCCCTGCTTGAAGTAGGCGAGGAACTGGGCTACCTGCGCGACGGCTACCCGCCGAAGCTGCTGCGCCAGCTCAAGCGTGGCCAGTTCAGCGTGCAGGACGACCTCGACCTGCACCAGATGAACGCCGCCGCCGCACAGGCCAGCATCGTGGCCTTCCTGGCCGAGGCGAAGCAGCACGGCCTGCGCTGCGTGCGCATCGTGCACGGCAAGGGCCTGCGCTCGAAGGCCGCCGGACCGGTGCTGAAAGGCCTCACCGACCGCCTGCTGCGCCGGCGCGACGACGTGGTTGCGTTCGCTTCGGCGCGGCCCGCGCTGGGCGGCACCGGCGCGGTGATCGTGCTGCTGCGTTCAAGCTGA
- the truD gene encoding tRNA pseudouridine(13) synthase TruD yields MSELPYAFGEPPLTARLRVAPEDFQVEEILGYDADGAGEHALLWVEKRGANTDWVARELAKFAGVSQVAVGYAGMKDRHAVTRQTFSVQLAGKPDPDWSTFPHAEVKVLASTRHSRKLKRGALRGNRFVLVLRDVQGDRAAAEQVLSQIAARGVPNYYGEQRFGREGGNVAQARAMFGGRRVDRDKRSFLLSAARSHIFNSVLAARVERGVWDSPLEGEIWSLAGSRSWFGPEPFTDLLAERLARADIHPSGPLWGQGEPPTQGEAGALEREIGAANDDLAAGLAAARMDQERRPLRLLPNDLRWRWLGDDALELSFELPAGAYATVVVRELASSTAA; encoded by the coding sequence ATGTCCGAACTTCCGTACGCCTTCGGCGAACCGCCACTGACCGCCCGCCTGCGCGTGGCCCCCGAAGACTTCCAGGTCGAGGAGATCCTCGGCTACGATGCCGATGGCGCGGGCGAGCATGCCCTGCTGTGGGTGGAGAAGCGCGGGGCGAATACCGACTGGGTCGCGCGCGAGCTGGCGAAATTTGCCGGTGTATCGCAGGTCGCGGTCGGCTACGCAGGCATGAAGGATCGTCATGCCGTGACCCGGCAGACGTTTTCGGTGCAACTGGCCGGCAAGCCCGATCCGGACTGGTCGACGTTTCCGCATGCGGAAGTGAAAGTGCTGGCGTCGACACGGCATTCGCGCAAGCTCAAACGCGGCGCGCTTCGCGGCAACCGTTTCGTGCTGGTGCTGCGCGATGTGCAAGGTGATCGCGCGGCGGCCGAGCAGGTGCTGTCGCAGATCGCCGCACGTGGCGTACCCAATTATTACGGCGAGCAGCGTTTCGGCCGCGAGGGCGGCAACGTGGCGCAGGCACGGGCGATGTTCGGCGGGCGCCGGGTGGATCGCGACAAGCGTTCGTTCCTGCTGTCGGCGGCGCGTTCGCACATCTTCAACAGCGTGCTGGCGGCACGGGTCGAGCGTGGCGTCTGGGACAGCCCGCTGGAAGGCGAGATCTGGTCGCTGGCCGGCTCGCGTTCCTGGTTCGGTCCGGAACCGTTCACCGACCTGCTGGCCGAGCGGCTGGCGCGCGCCGACATCCATCCGTCCGGCCCGTTGTGGGGACAGGGCGAGCCACCCACGCAGGGCGAGGCGGGCGCGCTGGAGCGCGAGATCGGTGCCGCCAACGATGACCTGGCCGCCGGTCTGGCGGCCGCGCGGATGGACCAGGAACGCCGCCCGCTGCGGCTGCTGCCGAACGACCTGCGCTGGCGCTGGCTGGGCGACGACGCGCTGGAACTGTCGTTCGAGCTGCCGGCCGGCGCGTACGCCACGGTGGTCGTGCGCGAGCTGGCCTCATCGACTGCCGCTTGA
- the mgtE gene encoding magnesium transporter — MSEVEARSAASRLHDQLEAIVEVLRRHDDESPLPAGSQAELRRQLDELHPADIAFILESLPLDDRLAVWQLVKADRDGEILLEVSDAVRESLIADMDRHEILAAVEPLDADELADLVEDLPTAMLPELMASLDTQQREQVQSALSYEDDQVGALMDFEMVTIREDVSLEVVLRYLRRWDELPAQTDKLFVINHDNLLTGVLPLHWLLVNPPEKMVSAVMAPDVNTFHPTDDAYDVAQAFERYDLVTAPVVDERGHLIGRITIDAMVDVIREEGESEALSRGGLREEEDIFASVWASLKNRWSWLAINLVTAFIASRVIGLFEGSIERLVALAALMPIVAGIGGNSGNQTITMIVRALALNQITAESAKRLWRKELTVSLLNGLIWGGVIGVVAWVLYDSVSLGLVMTAAMTLNLLLAAFAGVGIPVLMTKFGRDPALGSSVLITAMTDSGGFFIFLGLATIFLM, encoded by the coding sequence GTGAGCGAAGTAGAAGCCCGCAGCGCCGCCAGCCGGCTGCACGATCAGCTCGAAGCCATCGTCGAGGTGCTGCGCCGGCACGACGACGAGAGCCCGCTGCCGGCCGGGTCGCAGGCCGAATTGCGCCGGCAGCTGGACGAGCTGCACCCGGCTGACATTGCGTTCATCCTCGAATCGCTGCCGCTGGACGACCGCCTGGCGGTCTGGCAGCTGGTGAAGGCCGATCGCGACGGCGAGATCCTGCTGGAAGTGTCCGACGCGGTGCGCGAGTCGCTGATCGCGGACATGGACCGCCACGAGATCCTCGCCGCGGTCGAGCCGCTGGACGCGGACGAACTGGCTGACCTGGTCGAGGACCTGCCGACCGCGATGCTGCCGGAGCTGATGGCGAGCCTGGACACGCAGCAGCGCGAGCAGGTGCAGTCGGCGCTGTCCTACGAGGATGACCAGGTCGGCGCGCTGATGGACTTCGAGATGGTCACCATCCGCGAGGACGTCAGCCTGGAAGTGGTGCTGCGCTACCTGCGCCGCTGGGACGAGTTGCCGGCGCAGACCGACAAGCTGTTCGTGATCAACCACGACAACCTGCTCACCGGCGTGCTGCCGCTGCACTGGCTGCTGGTGAACCCGCCGGAGAAGATGGTCAGCGCGGTGATGGCGCCGGACGTCAACACCTTCCATCCCACCGACGACGCGTACGACGTGGCGCAGGCCTTCGAGCGCTACGACCTGGTGACCGCGCCGGTGGTCGACGAGCGCGGCCACCTGATCGGTCGCATCACCATCGACGCGATGGTCGACGTGATCCGCGAGGAAGGCGAGAGCGAAGCGCTCAGCCGCGGCGGCCTGCGCGAGGAAGAAGACATCTTCGCCTCGGTGTGGGCCTCGCTGAAGAACCGCTGGTCGTGGCTGGCGATCAACCTGGTCACCGCTTTCATCGCCTCGCGCGTGATCGGCCTGTTCGAGGGCTCGATCGAGCGGCTGGTGGCGCTGGCCGCGCTGATGCCGATCGTGGCTGGCATCGGCGGCAACTCCGGCAACCAGACCATCACCATGATCGTGCGCGCGCTGGCGCTGAACCAGATCACCGCCGAAAGCGCGAAACGGTTGTGGCGCAAGGAACTGACCGTGTCGCTGCTGAACGGGCTGATCTGGGGCGGGGTGATCGGCGTCGTGGCGTGGGTGCTGTACGACAGCGTGTCGCTGGGCCTGGTGATGACCGCGGCGATGACGCTCAACCTGCTGCTGGCGGCGTTCGCCGGTGTCGGCATCCCGGTGCTGATGACGAAGTTCGGCCGTGACCCGGCGCTGGGCTCCAGCGTGCTGATCACCGCGATGACCGACAGTGGTGGCTTTTTCATCTTCCTTGGCCTGGCCACGATTTTCCTGATGTGA
- the ispF gene encoding 2-C-methyl-D-erythritol 2,4-cyclodiphosphate synthase, whose product MRIGQGFDVHAFGEGDHITLGGVRVPYRHGVVAHSDGDVVIHALCDAIFGALALGDIGQHFPPRDERWRGADSRQFLRHAAMLMAQHGYALGNADITVIGEAPKVGPHAQAMRENLAADLDSEIGRISIKATTTERLGFCGRGEGIAAQACVLLERA is encoded by the coding sequence ATGCGCATAGGCCAGGGTTTCGACGTGCATGCATTCGGCGAGGGCGACCACATCACCCTGGGCGGCGTGCGTGTGCCATATCGCCATGGCGTGGTGGCGCACTCGGACGGTGACGTGGTGATCCATGCGCTGTGCGACGCGATCTTCGGTGCGCTGGCGCTGGGTGACATCGGCCAGCACTTTCCGCCCAGGGACGAGCGCTGGCGCGGTGCCGACAGCCGCCAGTTCCTGCGCCACGCGGCGATGCTGATGGCGCAGCACGGCTACGCGCTGGGCAATGCCGACATCACCGTGATCGGCGAGGCGCCGAAGGTCGGCCCGCACGCGCAGGCGATGCGCGAGAACCTCGCCGCCGACCTGGACAGCGAGATCGGCCGCATCAGCATCAAGGCCACCACCACCGAAAGGCTCGGCTTCTGTGGCCGGGGCGAGGGGATCGCCGCGCAGGCGTGCGTCCTGCTGGAGCGCGCGTGA